One window of Quercus robur chromosome 12, dhQueRobu3.1, whole genome shotgun sequence genomic DNA carries:
- the LOC126708456 gene encoding uncharacterized protein LOC126708456: MGRKRQLRLVYIGQGSSHSQQRVEAADEEAHISEDARSVASDDDETLAPDTDDYVQTPAQVQNPAPVQNPASENRPGKRGKTRLADIWAMIGEYKIQLPLNDEGQPIDDDGSLFVWWLGSFCKNGLLCSLSPVGWPSVPQKFKNDCWTEIEQRYIIDPTIVKPPNQMGWAMHQLGELRRNRMTKLKKDHKKPGLSRGQVLASQRPGVITAHWTEMVDYWFNDKTETLSIKNKASRGEQEDIARSGAKSLAQISAQMAKDKGAAVERVDVFQKVYRTKNGVTVSDRVQDKMDRMAVLLNEQDIRLHGEIGNGILLSNDDAYARVMGRPEHPSRVRGVGFGITPSGRSARNVSQFTSTSTLSSSRTHERMSELETSHEELREALAICRGGSSLI; encoded by the exons ATGGGGAGGAAACGTCAGTTGCGACTTGTTTACATTGGGCAAGGATCGTCACACTCACAACAACGGGTGGAGGCAGCTGATGAGGAAGCCCACATTTCTGAGGACGCAAGATCGGTGGCAAGTGACGATGATGAGACACTGGCTCCAG ATACAGATGATTATGTTCAAACCCCAGCACAAGTACAAAATCCAGCACCAGTACAAAATCCAGCATCAGAAAATAGGCCTGGAAAACGTGGGAAAACAAGGTTGGCTGACATATGGGCAATGATAGGTGAGTACAAAATCCAGTTGCCGTTAAATGATGAAGGCCAACCAATTGATGATGACGGGTCTTTGTTCGTTTGGTGGTTGGGCTCGTTTTGCAAGAATGGCCTATTATGCTCGCTTTCGCCTGTTGGGTGGCCAAGCGTCcctcaaaagtttaaaaatgaTTGTTGGACGGAGATTGAG CAACGGTATATAATTGATCCCACTATTGTCAAACCACCCAATCAAATGGGATGGGCAATGCATCAGCTAGGAGAACTGAGGAGAAATCGCATGACTAAGTTGAAGAAGGATCACAAAAAACCTGGGCTGTCACGTGGACAAGTATTGGCTAGTCAACGGCCTGGGGTTATCACAGCGCACTGGACGGAGATGGTTGACTATTGGTTCAATGACAAAACTGAG ACATTAAGTATCAAAAACAAGGCGAGTCGAGGTGAGCAGGAAGACATAGCAAGATCTGGGGCCAAAAGTCTTGCTCAAATTTCTGCTCAAATG GCGAAAGATAAAGGGGCGGCAGTCGAACGCGTGGATGTATTTCAAAAAGTATACCGTACCAAAAATGGGGTTACTGTTAGTGACCGTGTGCAAGATAAGATG GATAGGATGGCAGTACTTTTGAATGAACAGGACATACGACTACACGGAGAGATTGGTAATGGAATCCTCTTGTCCAACGACGACGCGTATGCTCGGGTGATGGGTCGTCCAGAGCACCCAAGTCGTGTACGTGGGGTAGGTTTTGGAATCACCCCATCAGGAAGAAGTGCCAGAAACGTATCACAGTTTACCTCGACTAGTACTCTGTCGTCAAGCAGAACTCACGAAAGGATGTCAGAGTTGGAGACGAGTCATGAAGAGCTTAGGGAGGCACTAGCAATTTGTAGGGGGGGAAGTAGCTTAATCTGA